In a single window of the Hydrogenobaculum sp. 3684 genome:
- a CDS encoding Fur family transcriptional regulator has protein sequence MKKAFAISKLRELGYKITPQREYVLDLFLNSKEHPSAEALYGMVKERFPYISLSTVYNTLNTLVDIGLAKTIYLEDKTYFDPNMEPHSHFVCEHCGSIYDMEPVSIDLSSVKNDNIARTTSVEVFLYGVCKNCINVKAN, from the coding sequence ATGAAGAAAGCGTTTGCAATTAGTAAGCTTAGAGAATTAGGATATAAAATAACTCCACAGAGAGAGTATGTTTTGGATTTATTTTTAAATTCAAAGGAGCATCCTAGTGCCGAGGCTCTTTATGGTATGGTAAAGGAAAGATTTCCATATATATCTTTGTCTACAGTATACAATACCCTCAATACATTGGTAGATATAGGATTAGCAAAGACTATTTACTTAGAAGATAAAACCTATTTTGACCCAAATATGGAGCCCCATTCTCATTTTGTATGTGAGCACTGTGGTAGCATCTACGATATGGAACCTGTGTCTATAGATTTAAGCAGTGTTAAAAATGATAATATAGCCAGAACTACCAGTGTAGAGGTTTTTCTCTACGGAGTATGTAAAAACTGCATAAATGTAAAAGCAAATTAG
- a CDS encoding TonB-dependent receptor: MVKRALLSLCVFSSIGLAQDFSSIFLLKPLEIIGSSKGFEAFKSSKTLQRKSSVDLAQALDNQVGIFNYSKGPIANDIVLDGLNRDNINVLIDGARLYGACPSRMDVPAFHIPLNFLQGIKIVYGPYDVTHQGSMGGLVDVKTIYPKLGFHSNLSFNANSYGFVNPNVEASYNNGKFYFVAGYSFKTAQPYKDAHGVKITDYIPNEYKSKPTHDFNINSYMTKFGFTPTTNTDIGLEYIKQSANNVLYPFLTMDAIYDRSNIVNFHIDKENISKDIKSINFKTYYTDVYHLMTNQYRASSMYMATYARTKTYGSSISTDVFDTTFGLDFYRRDWYVLNQTSMSMSPPFIIPDVFITNIGAFAKKDFNAFKSLKINIGLRIDNTKSSPDGSLVKKDTSMKNLYTSLYGASPQDKEDTYLSGYIKLNKAINQNNNFYVGFGHTVRVPDPEERYIYFDFVNMGMGSSMSSNSYWIGNPNLKPAQNNEFDIGFSSNYNKFSMNLDLYYRYIYDYITITQFSNFSNPNIPKGKINEYWNTNAYMNGANLSAKYFITDTLSVSSETSYVRGYQITNQAKHITSPNLPDIPPLREVLALKYDNKTYFGKIETILASTQDKVNTDLNEKKVPGYGLVNVSGGINLKNGISVVLGVDNLLNQEYYMYNDYYSNPFNTGVNLPEPGRTFYINAQYSF; encoded by the coding sequence ATGGTAAAGAGAGCGCTTCTTAGTCTTTGTGTTTTCTCATCTATTGGTCTTGCACAAGATTTTTCAAGTATCTTCTTACTAAAACCTTTAGAAATAATTGGTAGTTCAAAAGGTTTTGAGGCTTTTAAAAGCAGCAAAACACTCCAAAGAAAAAGCAGTGTGGATTTAGCACAAGCTCTTGACAATCAAGTTGGTATATTTAACTATTCCAAAGGTCCTATTGCAAACGATATAGTTTTAGATGGTCTAAACAGAGACAATATAAACGTTTTGATAGATGGGGCGAGGCTCTACGGAGCATGTCCAAGTAGGATGGATGTACCAGCTTTTCATATACCTCTAAACTTTCTCCAGGGGATAAAAATCGTATATGGTCCTTACGATGTAACGCATCAAGGTTCTATGGGTGGCTTGGTAGACGTCAAAACCATATATCCAAAACTTGGATTTCACTCAAATTTATCGTTTAATGCAAACTCTTACGGATTTGTAAATCCAAACGTAGAGGCCTCTTACAACAACGGCAAGTTTTACTTTGTAGCAGGGTATTCTTTCAAAACCGCCCAACCTTACAAAGACGCTCACGGTGTCAAAATCACAGATTATATACCAAACGAGTATAAATCTAAACCAACCCATGATTTTAACATAAACTCTTACATGACTAAATTTGGCTTTACACCCACCACAAATACAGATATAGGTTTAGAGTATATAAAGCAAAGCGCCAACAACGTGCTGTATCCATTTCTTACTATGGATGCCATATACGATAGATCAAATATTGTTAATTTTCACATAGACAAAGAAAACATCTCAAAGGATATCAAAAGTATAAACTTCAAAACTTACTATACAGACGTATATCATCTTATGACAAACCAATATAGAGCTAGTTCTATGTACATGGCCACCTACGCCCGCACAAAAACCTACGGTTCTTCTATTTCCACAGATGTATTTGATACCACCTTTGGGCTTGATTTTTATAGAAGGGATTGGTATGTATTAAATCAAACATCAATGAGCATGAGTCCTCCCTTCATAATCCCAGATGTATTTATTACAAACATAGGTGCTTTTGCTAAAAAAGATTTTAATGCTTTTAAAAGCCTAAAAATAAACATAGGCCTTAGAATAGACAATACAAAATCATCACCAGACGGTTCTTTGGTGAAAAAAGACACAAGTATGAAAAATTTATACACTTCACTTTATGGAGCATCACCACAAGACAAAGAAGATACATACCTAAGTGGTTATATAAAGCTTAATAAAGCCATTAACCAAAACAACAATTTTTACGTTGGCTTTGGACATACTGTAAGAGTACCAGATCCAGAAGAAAGGTACATATATTTTGATTTTGTAAACATGGGGATGGGCAGCAGTATGAGCAGCAATAGTTATTGGATAGGAAATCCAAACCTAAAACCAGCCCAAAACAACGAGTTTGATATAGGATTTTCCTCTAATTACAACAAATTTTCTATGAACCTCGATCTTTATTATAGATATATATACGATTATATAACCATAACACAATTTTCTAACTTTTCTAACCCAAATATCCCAAAAGGAAAGATAAACGAATATTGGAATACAAACGCCTATATGAACGGTGCCAATCTAAGCGCTAAATATTTTATAACAGATACTCTTAGCGTATCATCAGAAACCTCGTACGTTAGAGGCTATCAAATAACAAATCAAGCTAAGCACATCACAAGCCCAAATCTACCAGATATACCACCTCTTAGAGAAGTCTTGGCGCTAAAATACGACAACAAAACATACTTTGGTAAGATAGAAACCATCTTAGCAAGCACTCAGGATAAAGTAAACACAGATTTAAACGAGAAAAAAGTACCAGGATATGGTTTGGTAAATGTATCTGGTGGGATAAATCTTAAAAACGGCATATCGGTGGTGCTTGGGGTTGATAACCTTCTAAATCAAGAGTATTACATGTATAACGATTATTACTCAAATCCTTTCAATACAGGAGTAAATTTACCAGAACCAGGACGCACGTTTTATATAAATGCTCAATATAGTTTCTAA
- a CDS encoding metalloregulator ArsR/SmtB family transcription factor, translated as MSIEVDKEETLVDIAEFLKALGHPIRLKIVELLIEHKQCVKNLGDVLGIPQPNISQHLAILRSKGIVGWKREGAIICYFIKDKRAIEVYNLLCKEVQDGTKCC; from the coding sequence ATGAGTATAGAAGTAGACAAAGAAGAAACCTTGGTAGATATAGCCGAGTTTTTAAAAGCTTTAGGGCATCCCATTAGGCTTAAAATAGTGGAATTATTGATAGAACATAAACAGTGTGTAAAAAACCTTGGAGATGTGCTAGGTATCCCACAGCCAAATATATCTCAGCACCTTGCCATACTTCGCTCAAAAGGTATTGTAGGATGGAAAAGAGAAGGAGCTATAATATGTTATTTTATCAAGGACAAAAGAGCAATAGAAGTTTATAATTTATTGTGTAAGGAGGTTCAAGATGGCACAAAATGTTGTTGA
- the trxA gene encoding thioredoxin: MAQNVVELTDANWESEVINSSVPVLVDFWAPWCGPCRIIAPVVEKLAGEFAGQIKVGKLNTDDNPGVSMRYGIRAIPTIMMFKNGEVVDTRVGVQPEDSLRKMIKNNL, encoded by the coding sequence ATGGCACAAAATGTTGTTGAACTTACAGACGCTAACTGGGAAAGTGAGGTCATAAACTCCTCAGTTCCAGTTTTGGTTGATTTTTGGGCACCTTGGTGTGGACCCTGCAGAATCATAGCCCCAGTCGTTGAGAAACTAGCCGGTGAGTTTGCTGGCCAAATAAAGGTAGGTAAGCTAAACACAGACGATAACCCAGGTGTATCCATGAGATACGGTATAAGAGCTATACCTACTATAATGATGTTTAAAAATGGCGAAGTAGTAGACACAAGAGTAGGTGTCCAACCAGAAGATAGCTTAAGAAAGATGATCAAAAACAATTTATGA
- the trxB gene encoding thioredoxin-disulfide reductase, translating to MINTHKIYDCIIIGGGPAGLTAGLYCARAKMDVILLEKSTLGGQIAITDLVENYPGFPEGISGKELTSKFKDQAERFGLKIHRQGVISVKNDDNNIKILQLDNGSELRAKTVIIATGARMRTLDVPGEKEFLNRGVSYCATCDGALFEDVPIAVVGGGDSATQEAIFLTRFASKVYLIHRRDKLRAKPLLQDRVFSNPKIEFVPNKVVKAIQGSDFVNSLLLEDTKTGEHSILSVDGVFIFIGMIPATDIVKDLVELDEYGYIKVNDNMETSVPGIFAAGDCRSGQTGQVVVAAGEGCIAAMSAERYLQNSE from the coding sequence ATGATAAACACTCATAAAATTTACGATTGCATAATAATTGGTGGAGGTCCGGCCGGTCTTACAGCCGGGCTTTATTGTGCTAGAGCGAAGATGGATGTAATACTTTTGGAAAAATCAACACTTGGTGGCCAAATAGCTATAACGGATTTAGTAGAAAACTATCCTGGGTTTCCAGAAGGTATAAGCGGCAAAGAACTTACAAGCAAATTCAAAGATCAAGCTGAAAGATTTGGTCTTAAAATCCATAGGCAAGGTGTGATATCTGTGAAAAACGACGATAATAATATTAAAATCCTTCAACTTGACAATGGATCAGAGTTAAGAGCGAAAACCGTCATAATTGCCACTGGTGCCCGTATGAGGACCCTTGACGTACCAGGCGAGAAAGAATTTTTAAATAGAGGTGTATCTTATTGCGCTACTTGTGATGGTGCTCTTTTTGAGGATGTACCAATAGCTGTTGTCGGCGGTGGTGATTCTGCAACGCAAGAAGCGATCTTTTTAACACGCTTTGCCTCAAAAGTTTACCTAATACACAGAAGAGATAAACTAAGGGCAAAACCACTTCTTCAAGACAGAGTTTTCTCTAATCCAAAAATAGAGTTTGTACCAAACAAAGTGGTAAAAGCCATCCAAGGTAGCGATTTTGTTAATTCTTTATTGTTGGAAGATACTAAAACCGGTGAACATTCTATCTTATCCGTAGATGGTGTCTTTATATTTATAGGTATGATACCGGCCACAGATATAGTAAAAGATTTGGTAGAGTTAGATGAGTATGGATATATAAAGGTTAACGACAATATGGAAACTTCAGTACCAGGCATATTCGCTGCTGGGGATTGTAGAAGTGGTCAAACAGGTCAAGTTGTCGTTGCTGCTGGAGAGGGTTGCATAGCCGCAATGTCCGCTGAAAGATATCTACAAAATTCCGAATAA
- a CDS encoding PilZ domain-containing protein, producing MLLTVIFLFFLIPYLIVEIKKRNKIKEDFFKKAKEYGLTELEAELLWKYSKDYRWNISLVFNNKKVFEIIASKILKNDTSLADIITQLRHKLGFEKVPWFLPISSTKDIELYQSGKILFNERQYDAVVWDKDEKYIYLALYNINKSPIKIGDVITFSFITQDYVQTSFTSKVVGISQDSGRILYKLEHSDKVTRTPIRDAVRIELSLKAHIYIPTSEELEAYEKEKILPEPEEDNLIEGVIKDLSIGGTRFCTSKSLPDLQKVFVKFHIYNKDLIIFGTIRNKFDAIDHFCYGIKFESLTKEQEEDIRSYIIEQQRLLVKSYKLGEL from the coding sequence ATGCTTTTAACTGTTATATTTTTATTTTTTTTAATACCATATTTGATAGTAGAAATTAAAAAAAGAAACAAAATAAAAGAAGATTTTTTCAAAAAAGCCAAAGAATATGGACTAACAGAGTTGGAAGCTGAATTGTTGTGGAAATATTCTAAAGATTATAGATGGAACATATCTTTAGTTTTTAATAATAAAAAGGTTTTTGAAATAATAGCATCAAAGATCTTAAAAAACGATACATCTCTTGCGGATATTATAACCCAATTAAGACATAAGCTTGGTTTTGAAAAAGTGCCATGGTTCTTACCTATATCTAGCACAAAAGACATAGAGCTATATCAAAGCGGAAAGATTTTGTTTAACGAAAGACAATACGACGCTGTTGTATGGGATAAAGACGAAAAATATATCTATCTAGCACTTTACAACATAAACAAAAGCCCTATCAAGATAGGAGATGTTATAACGTTTAGTTTTATCACTCAAGACTACGTTCAAACATCTTTTACTTCAAAAGTTGTTGGAATATCTCAAGATTCTGGTAGAATTTTGTACAAGTTAGAGCATTCAGATAAAGTTACAAGGACACCTATCAGGGACGCAGTAAGAATTGAGTTGAGTTTAAAAGCACATATATACATTCCTACATCCGAAGAACTGGAAGCTTATGAAAAAGAAAAGATTTTACCAGAACCAGAAGAAGATAATCTTATAGAAGGAGTGATAAAGGATTTGAGTATAGGAGGAACAAGGTTTTGCACCAGTAAATCTTTGCCAGATCTTCAGAAGGTATTTGTAAAGTTCCATATATACAATAAAGATTTGATAATATTTGGTACCATAAGAAATAAATTTGATGCTATAGACCATTTTTGTTATGGTATAAAATTTGAAAGTCTAACAAAAGAGCAAGAAGAGGATATAAGAAGCTACATAATAGAGCAACAAAGACTTTTAGTTAAATCTTACAAGTTAGGTGAGTTATGA
- a CDS encoding Gfo/Idh/MocA family oxidoreductase codes for MNVKKHVVLIGVGNMGNKYLNVLKQLTNDIILCDRDVNKILDKGFPYVCDIGDLNSSISKAIIATDPTQHVNIAKMLLKTGADILIEKPPATSYEEFMSLSEFKNKIWISEIERFSLCIKEFPKHIKPKYIEIKRLNKGRGYINPIWDLAWHDLYNLLYLFGDVTIENVRVGHVWELTGKVNNETPFQLQVAWNHHFIDRSWTVHTNKGSIFMNFADEEIILEDGTSYTRKDGNKLMDMLEQFLDGLEDESFDRAAKILKMLDNIKDEIGSI; via the coding sequence ATGAATGTAAAAAAACACGTTGTATTGATAGGCGTTGGTAACATGGGCAATAAATACCTAAACGTACTAAAGCAATTAACCAATGATATTATACTTTGTGATAGAGATGTTAATAAAATATTAGATAAAGGATTTCCCTATGTATGCGATATAGGTGATTTAAATTCATCTATTTCTAAGGCTATCATAGCAACAGACCCTACTCAACATGTAAATATAGCAAAAATGTTGTTAAAAACTGGAGCTGATATACTTATAGAAAAACCACCAGCCACATCTTATGAAGAGTTTATGAGCTTATCAGAATTCAAGAATAAAATATGGATATCAGAAATTGAAAGATTCTCGCTTTGCATAAAAGAATTTCCAAAACACATAAAGCCAAAATACATAGAGATCAAAAGACTAAACAAAGGAAGAGGTTATATAAATCCTATATGGGATTTAGCTTGGCATGATCTCTACAATCTATTGTATTTGTTTGGAGATGTTACAATAGAAAACGTTAGAGTTGGACACGTCTGGGAGCTAACAGGAAAAGTAAACAATGAAACACCGTTTCAGCTGCAAGTAGCTTGGAATCACCATTTTATAGATAGGAGTTGGACTGTTCATACCAACAAAGGAAGCATCTTTATGAATTTTGCAGATGAAGAAATTATTTTAGAGGATGGGACTTCCTATACGAGAAAAGATGGCAACAAGCTTATGGATATGTTAGAGCAGTTTTTAGATGGCTTAGAAGATGAATCTTTTGATAGAGCAGCTAAAATATTAAAAATGTTAGATAATATAAAAGATGAAATTGGTAGTATATAA
- a CDS encoding ribonuclease E/G yields MKLVVYKKNDLIFSMLFKSNELLDIKVDNINDPEYSSSIFLGKIKSIANGVEGYFVDIGLKKDGYLPFKEADKEYKIGDYVVVQVKKEPSKFKGAKLTTKLSFKGKYIIYYEADKSVKTSHLFDENFKSDYVDKVYRLLREKESVIIRTQAKNVDISKIEQELEFYRKKAKLIRDISHKAIMQLEPKEPCYISMIKDYVGGIEKIVVSDIEIYNNIVSFILANDLNINVEMIIDKEKLENLYEVEKHINRLLSKYVWLESGGFLVIEETEAMTTIDVNSGKNTCDCIESSSYSTNLEAAKEIPRQIKLRNLGGIIMIDFIFMKDQAHRKEVLDVLKNGFSKDNVQTTVYGYTALGLMEIARKKTGRSLFQTIKASKQENIPSAV; encoded by the coding sequence ATGAAATTGGTAGTATATAAAAAGAATGATTTAATATTTTCAATGCTTTTTAAAAGTAACGAACTTTTAGATATTAAAGTAGACAACATAAACGATCCTGAATATAGCTCATCTATTTTTTTAGGTAAGATAAAATCTATCGCAAACGGAGTAGAAGGATATTTTGTTGATATAGGTTTAAAAAAAGATGGATATCTGCCTTTCAAAGAAGCTGATAAAGAATATAAAATAGGAGATTATGTTGTTGTTCAAGTAAAAAAAGAACCATCCAAATTTAAAGGAGCTAAATTAACCACCAAACTCTCTTTTAAAGGAAAGTACATAATATATTATGAGGCTGATAAATCTGTAAAAACCTCACATCTTTTTGATGAGAATTTTAAAAGCGATTACGTTGACAAAGTTTATAGGCTTTTAAGAGAAAAAGAATCTGTAATTATTAGGACTCAAGCTAAAAATGTAGACATATCGAAAATAGAACAAGAGTTGGAATTTTATAGGAAAAAAGCAAAGCTCATAAGAGACATATCTCACAAAGCTATTATGCAATTAGAACCTAAAGAGCCATGCTATATATCAATGATAAAAGATTATGTTGGTGGTATAGAGAAAATTGTAGTATCCGATATAGAAATTTATAACAACATAGTGAGTTTCATATTGGCAAACGATTTAAATATAAACGTCGAAATGATTATTGATAAAGAGAAGTTAGAAAACTTATACGAAGTAGAAAAGCACATCAACAGGCTTTTAAGCAAGTATGTATGGTTAGAAAGCGGTGGTTTTTTAGTAATAGAAGAAACGGAGGCTATGACTACAATAGATGTAAATAGCGGTAAAAATACCTGTGATTGTATAGAATCAAGCTCTTACTCCACAAACTTGGAAGCAGCCAAAGAAATACCAAGACAAATAAAGCTTAGAAATTTAGGTGGTATCATAATGATAGATTTTATTTTTATGAAAGATCAAGCCCATAGAAAAGAGGTGCTTGATGTATTGAAAAATGGCTTTTCAAAAGACAACGTCCAAACCACAGTCTATGGATATACGGCTCTTGGGCTTATGGAGATAGCAAGAAAAAAAACTGGAAGAAGCTTGTTCCAAACCATAAAAGCATCTAAACAAGAAAATATACCAAGCGCTGTATGA
- the thrC gene encoding threonine synthase, which translates to MAKLKGLKCRECKREYPIEPIHVCEFCFGPLEVNYDYDYIKSTISKESISKGPKSLWRYIDLLPVENPTVGLTAGFTPLKKADKLGKILGLNNLYIKDDSVNHPTLSFKDRVVSVALSKAKEFGFDTGACASTGNLANSVAAHCAQSDLNCYVFIPANLESQKIIGSLVFNPTVVAVNGNYDDVNRLCSEIANDLGWAFVNINIRPYYAEGSKTLAFETIEQLGWIAPDAIVAPAASGSLITKIYKGIEEFYKVGLIDKYNTRVYGAQALGCSPIAQAFKEGLDFVKPVKPNTIAKSIAIGNPADGIYALDVVRKTGGIWETADDNEIIEGMKLLAQTEGIFTETAGGTTIAVLKKLAQQGQFKPDEIVVAYITGNGYKTMEVLEGKLSETIHINPTLKEFKEVVLKRTKGV; encoded by the coding sequence ATGGCAAAACTCAAAGGACTAAAGTGTAGAGAATGCAAGCGTGAGTATCCCATCGAGCCAATACACGTTTGTGAGTTTTGTTTTGGTCCTTTGGAAGTAAATTATGACTATGATTATATTAAAAGCACAATAAGCAAAGAAAGTATATCAAAAGGCCCAAAAAGTTTATGGAGATACATAGATTTACTACCTGTAGAAAATCCAACCGTTGGCCTAACCGCTGGTTTTACCCCTCTTAAAAAAGCTGATAAACTTGGAAAAATACTTGGTCTTAACAATTTATATATAAAAGATGATTCGGTAAACCATCCAACACTTTCTTTTAAAGATAGAGTTGTATCTGTAGCTTTATCAAAAGCAAAAGAATTTGGTTTTGATACTGGGGCTTGCGCATCCACCGGCAATTTGGCAAATTCTGTAGCAGCTCATTGCGCTCAATCAGATCTAAATTGCTACGTTTTTATACCAGCAAATCTTGAATCCCAAAAAATTATAGGTAGTCTTGTTTTCAATCCTACAGTGGTGGCAGTAAATGGAAACTACGACGATGTAAACAGGCTATGCTCAGAAATTGCCAACGATTTAGGATGGGCTTTTGTAAATATAAATATAAGACCATACTATGCAGAAGGCTCAAAAACCCTTGCTTTTGAAACAATAGAACAGCTTGGCTGGATTGCTCCAGATGCCATAGTGGCTCCAGCGGCAAGCGGTTCACTTATAACAAAGATATACAAGGGAATAGAGGAATTTTACAAAGTAGGTCTAATAGATAAATATAACACTAGGGTATACGGGGCTCAAGCCTTAGGATGTTCACCGATAGCCCAAGCTTTTAAAGAAGGGCTTGATTTTGTAAAACCAGTAAAACCAAATACCATAGCGAAATCAATAGCTATTGGAAATCCAGCAGATGGTATTTATGCTCTTGATGTAGTAAGAAAAACTGGTGGTATTTGGGAAACAGCAGATGACAACGAAATAATAGAAGGTATGAAGCTTTTAGCTCAAACAGAAGGGATATTTACAGAAACAGCAGGTGGTACCACTATAGCTGTATTGAAAAAACTAGCTCAACAAGGGCAATTCAAGCCAGATGAAATTGTAGTAGCATATATTACTGGTAATGGCTATAAGACTATGGAAGTGTTGGAAGGAAAATTAAGCGAGACAATACATATAAATCCAACGCTTAAGGAATTTAAAGAGGTAGTCTTAAAAAGGACTAAAGGAGTTTAA
- a CDS encoding YhjD/YihY/BrkB family envelope integrity protein — protein MKNLINFVLDFFRLKILYHAGALSFSFIMAIVPLILGTGFFLHMFLENKIDNYIYHFSAVFPDFTNKIIKDISYLEQKRLKAGIIGALVSLYFSTGFIKDLDYAIALMWDKKEAKRIEFMYFLYLMFFVVVFTGGSVYLFYISLVFKHLNLPLEFTKNLSYLLFFTVFFYSVYSIFIPSKNIRKIYVLAVSAVESLALLLLKYIITVYISHLLIKSIVYASLWLIIAFLIWIDWLMASLLLGARALFYIHKSLANNLY, from the coding sequence GTGAAAAACCTAATAAACTTTGTATTGGACTTTTTTAGATTAAAGATACTCTATCATGCCGGTGCTTTATCTTTTAGTTTTATTATGGCGATAGTGCCCCTTATACTTGGGACTGGTTTTTTTCTACATATGTTTTTAGAAAATAAAATAGACAATTATATATATCACTTTAGCGCTGTGTTTCCAGATTTTACAAATAAAATAATAAAAGACATATCCTATTTAGAGCAAAAGAGGTTAAAAGCAGGTATTATAGGAGCTTTGGTATCTCTATATTTTTCTACTGGATTTATAAAAGATTTAGATTATGCCATAGCGTTGATGTGGGATAAAAAAGAGGCAAAACGCATAGAGTTTATGTATTTCTTGTACCTAATGTTTTTCGTTGTAGTATTTACTGGTGGTTCTGTTTATTTGTTTTATATAAGCTTGGTGTTCAAACATCTTAACCTACCTTTGGAATTTACTAAAAATCTCAGCTATTTACTGTTTTTTACAGTATTTTTTTATTCTGTATACAGCATTTTTATACCAAGCAAGAATATTCGTAAAATTTATGTACTTGCAGTATCCGCTGTAGAATCCTTAGCTTTGTTGCTTTTAAAATATATAATAACAGTATACATATCACACTTACTTATTAAAAGCATAGTTTACGCATCGCTTTGGTTAATAATAGCTTTCTTGATATGGATAGATTGGTTAATGGCATCCTTGCTTTTGGGAGCCAGAGCTTTATTTTATATTCATAAAAGCCTTGCAAACAATTTATATTAA
- the flgM gene encoding flagellar biosynthesis anti-sigma factor FlgM, with the protein MSRIEGDITRNAGLDTSIAKKDKVQKQSISVGAEEVTPQENSEQAYKVELSSIAKNINSNSDENIKDMSKKIEEIKAKIANGSYEIDTKKIVEGLLKYFS; encoded by the coding sequence ATGAGTAGGATAGAAGGAGATATCACTAGAAACGCTGGGCTAGATACTTCTATTGCAAAGAAAGATAAAGTGCAAAAACAAAGCATTAGTGTTGGAGCCGAAGAGGTTACACCACAAGAAAACAGTGAGCAGGCTTACAAAGTAGAACTATCATCTATAGCCAAAAATATAAATTCAAACTCCGACGAAAATATAAAAGATATGTCAAAGAAGATTGAAGAGATAAAAGCCAAAATTGCTAACGGTTCTTATGAGATAGATACTAAAAAGATAGTAGAAGGTTTATTAAAATATTTTAGTTAA